Part of the Funiculus sociatus GB2-C1 genome is shown below.
CGTATCGCGGTCGATGTGGGACAGACGATCTGTAATGCTCTCAACTCCGGTGCGCGGATCGTGCAGCAACAACTGCAAATCGCGCTTAATTGCTTCTGGGTTGAGTTCGTCTTTGCCAGTATTCCGCAGGTAGTCTTCCAGGGTGCTTTGGAAATCCTGAATTTGTGCCTGAGTCCGGGTGGCAAGGCGACGGGGCGCTTTGACGATGCTTTTGATCGTACCCTGCACCTGATCGATGATTTGATTTACCTGATCTTCACTGAGGTCTTGCCGCTGACTCAGTAGCTTCACCAAGGTATCGCGGTCTACTTGAGAGAGACGTTGCCGCAGTGCGGTCGCACCTTGTTTGGGGTCAGAGAGCAGTCTGGTCAAATCCCGCTGGATGCCTTCGGGATTCAGTTCATCCTTGCCTGTGTTTCGCAGGTACTCTGTTAGAGCAGTGCTGGTTTTGTCTACCTGCTGTTTGGCTTTATCCATGACCATTTGCGGTGCATGGACAACGTTGCTCCAAGAATTTTGTACCTGATCGATGATTTGATTGACCTGATCTTCGCTCAAGTCTTGCCGCTGACTTAGTAGCTGGACTAAGGTATCGCGGTCAAAGCGAGAACCCCTTGCTTGTAGCGCCGATAGTCCGGCTTGCGGGTCGGAAAGGAGAGTTTTTAGATCCCGCTGGATGCCTTCCGGATTCAGTTCGTCTTTACCTGTGTTCCGGAGATAGGACTCTAAATTCACCCACAGCGCCTCGGTTTCGGATTTTACCCGGTCTTGCAGAGCTTGGGATTCAATTAGGACGCGATCGCGCGATTGTTCCAGATTGGCACTGATTTGATCGGCTTGTTCCTCGGTGATGTCTGTACGTCCCCGGAGCAATTGCATTAAAGCATAGCGATCGTACAAAGCAAGGCGACGCTCAAGTGTGTCGTGGTCGGCATCTGAATCTTCCAGCACCCGTTTGAAATTGTCATTGATGCCTTGTGCAGTCAGTTCAGTTGTGGGAGCCGTTTGGATATATTCTTCCACTCGGCGACGCAGATCCTGCGTCTTTTCTTCTTCCTCAGCTGCCCGCACTGTCACCAAAACTTCTTGGCGGATACCTTCTAATTGATCGGCAATGTCGTTGATTTTGTCTTGGGTAAATACGCCCCGTTGTTGCAGCAGGTTGGCAAAATATCCCCTGTCTACTTGCTCTAATTCGCGGCGAATTGTCCCCGGATCGGCTTGGGGATCGTAGATGACTTCTTTAAATTCCCGGTTGAGTCCTGGTCGAGTGATCTGCCAGGAGTAGGTGTTGAGCAGGTAGTTTTCTACATCGGCTCGAATGGTGCTGTAGGGGAGTTCTGGTTTAACTCCTGCTTGTGTCGCTAGTTTGTCAGTTTGCTCGGTTACTTTGTCTTTAGCTTTGGAGAGTGAACTTAAGATGGTTTGCACATCTAAATCTGAGAGATCCGTGCGCCCCATTGCCAATCCCATGAGGGTAGTTAAACCCTGCTGAACGGTTAGCTGAATTGGGCCTGGAGCTGCTTCGTCAGCTGATTTTTGATCGGATTTCTTAGAGTCGCGCACCTCTGCAATCAGCTGGTCGAGTTTGGCGTTGATGTCATCTGACTTCACTTGACCCGGTTGTGCAGACTTAAGATAGTTGAGCAGTTCGCCCATCCGATCTGTTTGTTGCTCTCGCGATCCCACGGCTTGCCGCCATACACCTTCGAGTTGGTCTACGATGCGGTTCATGTCGCGTTTTGA
Proteins encoded:
- a CDS encoding MFS transporter, producing the protein MFETTSGIMELDKALFWIGQLTPVDPAVNTPERAALVFSGPEFFVALIAGVVLAFALQLLLTNLSVAAGISYLGHQSDSSSSDNESGSLGGTIRKIGTAVGIWTLVTVTIALAIACFLAVKLTLVSSSGLGAIIGLVIWATYFCLLFWVSSTTVGSLVGSVVNTATSGFQAIVGTATAAIGAQAVNNQVVSTAEAAAAAVRRELGSGIDPSSIRETLEDYLGALRPPELDMQKIRGEFERLLSDPQLKAIANTDNLRNIDRQTFINLVSDRTDLSKRDMNRIVDQLEGVWRQAVGSREQQTDRMGELLNYLKSAQPGQVKSDDINAKLDQLIAEVRDSKKSDQKSADEAAPGPIQLTVQQGLTTLMGLAMGRTDLSDLDVQTILSSLSKAKDKVTEQTDKLATQAGVKPELPYSTIRADVENYLLNTYSWQITRPGLNREFKEVIYDPQADPGTIRRELEQVDRGYFANLLQQRGVFTQDKINDIADQLEGIRQEVLVTVRAAEEEEKTQDLRRRVEEYIQTAPTTELTAQGINDNFKRVLEDSDADHDTLERRLALYDRYALMQLLRGRTDITEEQADQISANLEQSRDRVLIESQALQDRVKSETEALWVNLESYLRNTGKDELNPEGIQRDLKTLLSDPQAGLSALQARGSRFDRDTLVQLLSQRQDLSEDQVNQIIDQVQNSWSNVVHAPQMVMDKAKQQVDKTSTALTEYLRNTGKDELNPEGIQRDLTRLLSDPKQGATALRQRLSQVDRDTLVKLLSQRQDLSEDQVNQIIDQVQGTIKSIVKAPRRLATRTQAQIQDFQSTLEDYLRNTGKDELNPEAIKRDLQLLLHDPRTGVESITDRLSHIDRDTMISLLSQRQDISEEEAARIVDQVLSVRDQFVEQIRSIQRRIQSTIDGIFAQIRNYLNSLDRPELNYDSIKKDVRQLFDDPQAGFDSLKDRLSHFDRNTLVAIMSSREDISEADANRLVDQIEGARNSVLQRVDRLQQQAQRRLDEVKYQAQRQAEETRKAAASAAWWLFGTAAVSGIVSAIAGALAVAGVD